The following coding sequences are from one Saccopteryx bilineata isolate mSacBil1 chromosome 3, mSacBil1_pri_phased_curated, whole genome shotgun sequence window:
- the TMEM200B gene encoding transmembrane protein 200B: protein MTAGSPGDCVEVRRSPEGRVSRLGRRLGRRRRPRSPPEPLRVRARLRLRSPSGAFAALGALVVLVGMGIAVAGYWPHRAAAPGPRAANASAHPVSELRREGRSAGRAHGPHERLRLLGPVVMGVGLFVFICANTLLYENRDLETRRLRQGVLRDQALRPPDGPGWDCALLPSPGPMTPRAIGYVEPEGWDLSPHRSTSPVPSVRSLRSEPANPRLGLPALLNSYPLKGPGLPPPWGPRTQTGHVIITVQPSGSCIEHSKSLDLGLGELLLGAPAARDCAHRSWPRLDSLSLEGYSKLGGGDLGARV from the coding sequence ATGACGGCCGGAAGCCCGGGAGACTGCGTGGAGGTGCGGAGGAGCCCCGAGGGCCGCGTCTCTCGCCTGGGCCGCCGCCTGGGCCGCCGCCGGCGCCCGCGCTCCCCGCCCGAGCCTCTGCGGGTGAGGGCGCGGCTGCGGCTGCGCTCGCCGTCGGGGGCGTTCGCGGCGCTGGGGGCGCTCGTGGTACTGGTGGGCATGGGCATCGCCGTGGCTGGCTACTGGCCGCACCGCGCCGCGGCCCCAGGGCCCCGGGCTGCCAATGCCAGCGCTCACCCCGTGAGCGAGCTGCGACGCGAGGGTCGAAGTGCTGGCCGGGCCCACGGCCCACACGAGCGGTTGCGGCTCCTTGGGCCGGTGGTCATGGGCGTCGGCCTGTTTGTGTTCATCTGTGCCAACACGCTGCTCTACGAGAACCGCGACTTGGAGACCAGACGGCTTCGCCAGGGGGTGCTGCGGGATCAGGCGCTCCGGCCCCCCGACGGCCCAGGCTGGGACTGCGCTCTCCTCCCCAGCCCGGGCCCCATGACTCCCCGAGCCATAGGCTATGTGGAACCAGAAGGCTGGGACTTGTCCCCTCATCGAAGTACCTCACCTGTCCCATCAGTGAGGAGTCTGCGTTCAGAACCTGCTAATCCTCGCTTGGGGTTACCTGCCCTGCTCAACAGTTATCCACTGAAGGGCCCAGGGCTGCCCCCACCTTGGGGTCCACGGACCCAGACTGGCCATGTGATTATCACCGTGCAGCCCTCTGGTTCCTGCATTGAACACTCCAAGTCTCTGGATCTGGGCCTTGGAGAGCTCTTGCTTGGGGCCCCAGCAGCCCGGGACTGTGCTCACCGAAGTTGGCCACGGCTGGACAGCCTCAGTCTGGAGGGTTATTCCAAGTTGGGAGGTGGGGACTTGGGGGCTCGGGTATGA